In Lolium rigidum isolate FL_2022 chromosome 3, APGP_CSIRO_Lrig_0.1, whole genome shotgun sequence, the genomic window GGCAAACAAGATCCCATAattcaagcacaacatatatattttTTCCTACTTGAAACATAAGATATACTTTTTATCCTATCACCCATAAACTTACACTTGGAACTCATGGGCTAGTTATACGATGCAATTTTATTACAAGTTCAACGGGAATTGTGCAATATCAACTTAACCTCTGAAAACGTAAGAGACAACAAACAAAACAGTTGGCTGGAAAAGGAACtaaaaacatgatgtatgatacTCTCTTCATTTTCATTTACTTCACTCTCCGGGTTTAGTGAAAGTTAAATTTTGTAAAGTTTGATAAAATATAACAAAAAATATCAATATTCATAAtagcaaatgcatataatatgaaaatatgccTTATAACGATTTTAATACAATAGATTTTATATTTTAGACGccaatatttttaaaaaatattttttcaaacTTGACAAGTTTGAGTTTAACAAACCATAAAGAGCGAATATTTGTGAATGGAGCGAGTACCGTGTATAAAAGACAAAtaacaagataaaataaaaatatacaagtgctcgtttcaaaaaaaaaaaacaagtggaTGCAATAGTGGACTACTAGGAGCCCCCCACATGTGCCGTTTGGCCGTAGACATTGCCCGAGGAACTGTCCAGATCCAACGCCACCTGTTCCGTCGACGCCGGCAGAGCCCAGGCTGTGCAGCTACGCTGTCTCTACGTACATATCTTCGCAACCAAGCGCCAATCCGCCAATCCAAACCCAACACCGTGCCCCTCTAACCACAGCTCGATCCGCAGAGAGGGAGACAAGTTTGTGATTTCTGAGGTCTCGCGTCCTCGGCGATGGGCAAGATGCCGTCTTACCTGGCGATGAAGACGGACCCGGCGGGCACCGCGTCGGAGGCTGCGCAGGCGCTGATCCAGTCGGACCTGCGGGAGCtgggcgcggcggcgaggaagcTCGCCAACCACGCGatcctcctcggcggcggcctcggcTTCGGCAGCTCTCTCTTCAAGTGGCTTGCCTTCATCGCCGCCGTGTGAGTGCTAGCCCCCATTTCCTTGTTCCTTAGTTTCTTTACCAAGGAAATGTCAAAGGTCAAATGTTTTGGTTTGATACTGTTCAAAGTTATAATCAGGCCGGCGGGCGGTCTCCGTATCCGATAGTTAATCCCGATCATGTCGGGGAACGCTAGCTCAGAAGTAATTTCGGCCGTCGTGTCCTGAGGAGAGGCGCCATCAGAAATTCAGAGGTCGATTGGTGCGGAAACATGGGTAAAAACTGAAAAGAAACGACTTTTAGGAAATATTCGGAAGCGCGCAAGTTGATTGTGTAGAAACGGGCAAAATTTTCGTTCAGTTTAGGTACTCCTTAGGATTGCTTCAAAAGGTCAGGAATGGGTTGCTCCTCTACAGAACAGTCGTTGGTACTTTACATGATTAGGAATGGGTTGCTCCTCTGCCGAACTTCTTCGATGCTGTGGCCAGACTGAACTGTTAAGCTGTTCGGAAGTTGTTGCTGCGTAATTTTGAAGTAGCTAAAATGAAATTGATAAGATTCATTTGCCTAGTTAACAGTTGATTAGCACTTTTTTTTAGGCTTTGTCGGTTATCATAGAAAAATGCATTCACTGAAACCCTACCTGTTCTATCCTGCTGCAGATATCTCCTGATATTGGACAAGACAAACTGGAAGACCAACATTCTCACGGGCCTCCTGGTCCCTTACATTTTCTTTACCCTACCTGGTGTGCTGTTTAACCTGATCAGGTAATTATAGTCGCAAACTCCCTATTGCTGCAATCATTCGTGCTTTAACATTGAATGTAACTGAAATGAACCGACAAAATCGAAATACTGCATATACCAAGGTATGATGCTGTTGGCAATTGATTGACATCATAGCTAGTGTCTGAATGCGGAGTAATTTTTTTACAGTTTGCTGATAAAGTGAGGTAAGATGCATGCTCAATGTAGGAAATTGCTACCTGACCGCAGAACGCAAGCTGCCTTTTTTTTTGTTGGTACTTGTTATCTATTGGTGGGAGGATCCACGGTAGTTGCAGATAACCTTGGCTGCATATACTACCTACTCTATTGATCCTCTTTTGATCTATTACCACTCTACAGCATAACATACATGTATATGAAACGAGTTCCTGATTATCAAACATCTACATTGCAGGGGAGAGGTTGGTTGCTGGATTGCATTCGTTGCTGTCGTACTGCGGCTTTTCTTTCCAAAACACTTCCCTGGTATTATTTCCTtgtctgttttttcttttcttccagcTTGTATATGCTCGCAAAAATATGCCATTTTTTTTCCTACTACTTGGTAGGCCAGTAAAAGTCTTACATGCAGCTAATAAGGATTTTCATCATGTGCATCAGATTGGCTAGAGCTGCCAGGCTCTCTGATTCTTCTCACAGTGGTTGCCCCTAGCCTCTTCGCTGACAAATTCAGGAACGACATCATCGGTGTCGGCGTGTGCCTGGTCATTGGGTGTTATCTGCTTCAAGAGCACATCAACGCGTCAGGTGGCTTCAGGGCTGCCTTCAGCAAGGCCAAAGGCGTGTCGAACACCATCGGCATCATTCTGCTCTTCGTCTACCCAGTCTGGGCCTTTGTGCTTTTTTATCTGTAGAACATTACCACTATCAGTGTGACCCTTGGCTGGTTCAGTTACTTCTGTTGTTTTCTGATTCTTCGTGTCGATATTTCCTGGGCGATTTGGTATCCAGTGTCCGGAGGAGATGAACTGGGCGTGTTGTTCTACCTGTTGATAGACggttttgaacatgttttgtttCCTTGCTGTTTTAGGGACAGGGCTTTGTTTCCTCGATTTGTGGGTACATAACCATCAATAAGAACACCATCTCTTGGTGCCGTAAAAGTGAAAGCTGTTGGATAAATTGTCTCATGCGTGGTTGCGTGTATTCTGTATATATCAGCTTACATCCAATAGAATTTGTGAACTAAACATGCTGTCCGTAAAGCTTTTGCCTTATGTTGTAACAAGCGCTCTATTAGTATTATTTTCCTGACCATGAATCCATGCTGCACGTGGGCTCTAGTAGGGATGAAAATGGAGTGGAAAGACTATTCCGTGAAAAAATGgaaatggaataaaaatatagaaacGATAAAGGAGTTCTAAACGACTTTTTTACGGAAACAGAACAAACTTTTCTAGCGGAACAGAAGCAGAAATGGAATTTTCATTTTCAACTAATACAAAATTTCTGTTTTAGGGTTGTTGTAGCAGGCCCAATCTTAAGTAAGTCAAGATGTTCAAAGTAGCTCATCCCGAAACTTGTGGGTAGCGACCACATAATAACTTTCTACGTCCGAGGAGGCTTCAAGAGTGTGACGCTGCTCACCCATTGATCCACTGATCACGCTAGAAATGTCGCCGACCTTGATATGGACCAGATTGTCGAAAACATCCCGTGCCTCAGCGTCCTTGATCATGGGGAGGCCCTGGCATGGCCTGCCCAGGTCTTTCTCTGTAACTACTGCCAACGGACACGGAGAGCCAAACCCTGCAAGCGCAGATCCTTGACACCAAGCCCTCCAAACTCCAGGGGCTTGCACACCCTATCCCAAGCAAACAGGTACTGTCCCCCATTAGCGCACTCCTTACCGGCCCAAAAGAATCCCCACAATCCTTTGTTAACCTCATCGAGAAGCCAGGGCTTCCAAGATCAGGAGATGATGCACAGGTCTTGCGGACATAACCGCCTTGATGAGCTACTCCGTAAATAAGTGGAAGGGGTTATCCACGTACCCCAGATGTAATTTCCAATTTTAGTTATGGCCCTGTGCCTTTTGAATACAAACTTACAAAGTAAAACCTTTGAAAGGAAAA contains:
- the LOC124700673 gene encoding cold-regulated 413 plasma membrane protein 2-like, producing MGKMPSYLAMKTDPAGTASEAAQALIQSDLRELGAAARKLANHAILLGGGLGFGSSLFKWLAFIAAVYLLILDKTNWKTNILTGLLVPYIFFTLPGVLFNLIRGEVGCWIAFVAVVLRLFFPKHFPDWLELPGSLILLTVVAPSLFADKFRNDIIGVGVCLVIGCYLLQEHINASGGFRAAFSKAKGVSNTIGIILLFVYPVWAFVLFYL